A single window of Leptospira semungkisensis DNA harbors:
- the nirD gene encoding nitrite reductase small subunit NirD → MNSIAKEPVWIPVAPVSEFPEEGGACAKVNGTQIAVFRFSSRNEWFACDNKCPHTGDMVLSRGMIGDSKGEPKVACPMHKKSFSLRTGECISGEEYSIKTYPVHIEDGTVYIGIEKP, encoded by the coding sequence ATGAATTCTATAGCAAAAGAACCTGTCTGGATACCAGTGGCTCCTGTTTCCGAATTTCCGGAAGAAGGTGGGGCTTGCGCAAAAGTAAACGGAACTCAGATCGCTGTCTTTCGTTTTAGCTCTAGGAACGAATGGTTTGCATGTGATAATAAATGTCCTCACACAGGGGACATGGTCCTTTCGAGAGGAATGATAGGAGATTCCAAAGGAGAACCGAAAGTCGCTTGTCCAATGCATAAGAAATCATTCTCTCTTCGTACGGGAGAGTGTATTAGCGGAGAAGAATACTCGATAAAAACATATCCAGTCCACATTGAGGACGGAACAGTTTATATCGGAATCGAAAAACCTTAA